The following are encoded in a window of Ruficoccus amylovorans genomic DNA:
- a CDS encoding sodium:solute symporter family transporter, with the protein MKIGPVDICVLVIYFIIQIGIGVYVGRKNKSSDQYFLGGKSFGGFVIGISFIGSVISSVTFIATPADGFKTAWLRFMPNLAFPIVTLLAAWLLVPFFRRGTITSAYQYLSLRFHNSISTYASIIFIGTQLLRTSMITYLLSLLVAEMTGLTFAHSVLLVVGVTAVYTVKGGLSAVIWTDVIQTIVLLGSAIVCIGLIIYHVPGGLGGIIHDGMANNKFSFFDFDLETRGLVATPWFGGLSEKTVLLIIIVGLMQYLNLQFDQSTVQRWCSAKSAWDARKSMIVLSIGALPIWAMFYFLGSCLFVYFLHNPSDLADAVLQGYEKAERILPYFIMNHLPVGIVGLMIAGAMAAAMSTLSACINVTSMVSVNDLYVKYINPRASGKHQLILGKSLSILVSVFMIGGALGIEALDVITLTDFLLAAGVVITIGIPAIFIAGMFTRRVCTVTIWLGLAPSIFLMLWSMASSTGYLPDSCTIHIPLYYLSIIGNVLTLTLALLLSLFIKPKPRDLTDLTIWDQSKDSLE; encoded by the coding sequence ATGAAAATCGGTCCCGTAGATATCTGCGTCCTCGTCATTTACTTTATCATCCAGATCGGCATCGGCGTCTACGTAGGCCGCAAAAACAAGTCATCCGACCAATACTTCCTCGGTGGCAAGTCGTTCGGCGGGTTCGTCATCGGGATCAGTTTTATCGGCTCCGTCATCAGCTCGGTGACGTTTATAGCCACGCCGGCTGACGGGTTCAAGACGGCCTGGCTGCGCTTCATGCCCAACCTCGCTTTTCCCATCGTCACATTGCTGGCCGCCTGGTTGCTAGTCCCATTTTTCCGCCGCGGCACGATTACCTCGGCCTACCAGTACCTGTCGCTGCGCTTTCATAACTCGATCTCGACTTACGCCTCCATCATCTTCATCGGCACACAACTTCTGCGCACGAGCATGATCACGTACTTGCTCTCGCTGCTGGTCGCCGAGATGACCGGGCTGACCTTTGCCCATTCCGTTCTCCTGGTCGTCGGAGTCACCGCGGTCTATACCGTCAAGGGAGGCTTGAGCGCGGTTATCTGGACGGATGTTATCCAGACCATCGTCCTGCTCGGCAGCGCTATCGTCTGTATCGGCCTGATCATCTACCATGTGCCCGGAGGGCTGGGCGGCATCATCCATGACGGCATGGCCAACAACAAATTCTCGTTCTTCGACTTCGACCTCGAAACCCGCGGACTGGTGGCCACCCCTTGGTTTGGCGGACTGAGCGAAAAGACCGTGCTGTTGATTATCATCGTCGGCCTGATGCAGTACCTCAACCTCCAGTTCGACCAGTCAACGGTCCAGCGCTGGTGCTCCGCCAAGTCCGCCTGGGACGCACGCAAATCCATGATCGTGCTGAGCATCGGCGCGTTGCCCATCTGGGCCATGTTCTATTTCCTCGGCTCGTGCCTGTTCGTCTATTTCCTCCACAATCCCTCGGACCTGGCGGACGCGGTCCTGCAGGGCTACGAAAAGGCGGAGCGCATCCTGCCCTACTTCATCATGAATCACCTACCGGTCGGGATCGTCGGTCTGATGATTGCCGGTGCGATGGCGGCAGCCATGTCCACCCTGAGCGCCTGTATCAACGTCACCAGTATGGTCTCTGTCAACGACCTGTATGTTAAGTACATCAACCCCAGAGCCTCCGGGAAACACCAACTGATCCTGGGCAAGAGTCTGTCGATCCTGGTTTCCGTCTTTATGATTGGTGGCGCGCTGGGGATCGAGGCTCTTGATGTAATCACGCTCACGGACTTCCTGCTGGCGGCAGGCGTCGTCATTACTATCGGCATTCCCGCCATCTTCATCGCCGGGATGTTTACCCGCCGTGTCTGCACCGTCACCATCTGGCTCGGGCTGGCTCCTTCGATTTTTCTCATGCTCTGGTCAATGGCCAGCAGCACGGGCTACCTGCCTGATTCGTGCACGATCCACATTCCGCTCTACTATCTTTCGATTATCGGAAACGTCCTCACGCTGACCCTCGCACTACTGCTCTCTCTCTTTATTAAACCGAAACCCCGTGACCTCACCGACCTGACCATCTGGGACCAGAGCAAAGACTCGCTGGAGTAG
- a CDS encoding Calx-beta domain-containing protein: protein MIDTKAVDFSEVPGSVISYIEAPDIWDRLFGDEIYVASPSITVMPDGSYIASHDLFYGSNNSKNRYTRIFRSTNKGQSWTRQTEITYAFWSTLFAHNGALYLWGYRDGGGDSTGDILIRKSTDYGVTWTNPSDANSGLLKDGSYGGTPNTPVVYNGRIWIAQSGKRVMSAPVGADLLKASSWTLSNTANTNDGPLGSELIISEAQVVASPQTGVVLLPKIGENPNSVLLRASSATTMVKPGNEDWVSLPGAEKKFAAQYDAVSGRFYVLDNPVLAVHEGVTTAALTRTTGALLSSPDLVNWDVEKIFLFTPNIDNGSWGEGFQYFQFAIDDVDEDGQSDDLAIVSRTAYRISGEENPPRGHDSNLMTFHHIDNFRTAAPDQYLKLEDGTVNRYERTGDEPAPLGAFALGASFVGAALSSPNGLSTDSQGDVYVRESGGRILKFDNAGNFLELVSGLPSGQSWSTSTRNITAPGTDRRAWANQSSTRGNWSDPLNWLYWGRPDTDEEIARFGSANSDTAYADINAGEVFTVKGLHFNSPNRYIIDGGGSFKLKADSGRASITVLQGSHWLRVTTTLLSDTDLHVADGQRFEFREGLDLGGRSLRKTGTGTLDFDQALTMGGGELVVDGLSPFLFSTPTQGQLTLDGDIVFEPDGSLALVAGASFDLVDGQGNFNGQQFDNIVLPALGSGLQWDTSTFYNNGVVSIEALPPTVTIVSSDASAGEYGSDHQLVFTVSRMGTTSGTLVVPLVVSGTATPGSDFTGAVSSLTLGDGEASATVTLTVLADDEAEGDETVTISLGSSSAYTLGFPSSASATIADRPSQAFYFQHVPSAAARLPNDDPDKDRWPNVAEYYMGTQPDDPASRGVFALETAGAGGYVAEFKRVKGVVDVTGKLLWSTDLTNWFLCGQSNGSLTVNAVENVQSNSGDAFETVRVALSLDGESPPILYVRLAVESDSD from the coding sequence GTGATCGATACGAAAGCCGTTGACTTCAGCGAAGTTCCCGGCTCCGTGATTTCGTACATTGAGGCACCTGACATCTGGGACAGGTTGTTTGGCGACGAGATATATGTCGCCTCGCCATCCATTACGGTCATGCCGGATGGCTCTTATATCGCCTCGCACGATCTTTTTTATGGGTCCAACAATTCGAAGAACCGCTACACACGCATCTTTCGTTCCACCAACAAGGGGCAGAGCTGGACGCGGCAGACCGAGATCACCTATGCTTTCTGGTCAACGCTCTTCGCTCATAACGGAGCCCTGTACCTGTGGGGGTATCGCGATGGGGGCGGGGATTCAACCGGTGATATCCTGATCCGGAAATCCACTGACTATGGCGTAACCTGGACGAACCCCTCTGATGCAAACAGCGGCCTGCTCAAGGACGGCTCCTATGGCGGAACCCCCAATACGCCCGTGGTCTATAACGGTCGGATCTGGATCGCGCAGAGTGGCAAGCGGGTCATGTCTGCCCCGGTCGGAGCGGATCTGCTGAAGGCGAGTTCGTGGACATTGTCCAACACTGCGAATACCAACGACGGACCATTGGGAAGCGAGTTGATCATCAGCGAGGCCCAGGTCGTGGCTTCTCCGCAGACTGGCGTGGTGTTGCTTCCCAAAATCGGCGAAAACCCGAATTCGGTTTTGTTGCGTGCGTCATCGGCCACGACGATGGTGAAGCCCGGCAACGAAGATTGGGTCAGCCTGCCGGGGGCGGAAAAAAAGTTCGCCGCGCAGTACGATGCGGTTTCCGGTCGGTTTTATGTCTTGGACAACCCGGTACTCGCCGTCCATGAGGGCGTGACAACCGCGGCCCTGACCCGTACGACCGGTGCTCTGCTTTCCTCTCCGGACCTGGTGAATTGGGACGTGGAGAAAATCTTTCTTTTTACCCCCAACATCGATAACGGCTCCTGGGGCGAAGGCTTTCAGTACTTCCAGTTTGCAATCGACGATGTGGACGAAGACGGACAGAGCGATGACCTGGCGATTGTTTCGCGCACCGCCTACCGTATCAGCGGTGAAGAGAATCCTCCGCGCGGGCACGACAGCAATCTGATGACATTTCACCATATCGACAACTTCCGCACGGCTGCCCCCGATCAGTACCTCAAGCTCGAAGACGGTACGGTCAACCGCTATGAGCGAACGGGCGATGAGCCCGCCCCGCTCGGGGCGTTCGCGCTGGGGGCCAGTTTCGTTGGGGCCGCGCTGAGCAGCCCCAACGGCCTGTCAACTGATAGCCAAGGCGACGTCTATGTCCGTGAATCGGGTGGTCGCATTTTGAAATTTGATAATGCCGGCAATTTCCTTGAGCTCGTCAGCGGTCTTCCGTCCGGCCAGAGCTGGAGCACCTCCACGCGCAACATTACCGCTCCGGGAACAGACCGGCGTGCCTGGGCCAACCAGAGTTCGACTCGGGGCAACTGGAGTGACCCGCTCAACTGGCTTTATTGGGGGCGCCCGGATACGGATGAGGAGATCGCCCGCTTCGGATCAGCCAACAGCGACACCGCCTATGCGGATATCAACGCGGGTGAAGTTTTCACGGTCAAGGGTCTGCACTTTAACAGCCCCAACCGCTACATCATCGATGGCGGCGGTAGCTTCAAACTCAAGGCTGACAGCGGGCGCGCCTCTATCACCGTGCTCCAGGGAAGCCACTGGCTGCGCGTGACGACGACGCTGCTTTCCGACACGGACCTGCATGTGGCCGACGGGCAGCGTTTCGAGTTTCGCGAGGGGCTGGATCTGGGCGGGCGCAGCCTCCGCAAAACCGGAACCGGTACTCTCGACTTCGACCAGGCACTGACGATGGGGGGCGGGGAGCTTGTAGTTGATGGTTTGTCGCCGTTTCTTTTTTCGACACCGACTCAGGGACAATTGACGCTGGACGGCGACATTGTCTTTGAGCCGGATGGCAGTTTGGCGCTCGTTGCCGGAGCCAGTTTTGATCTGGTGGACGGGCAGGGGAATTTCAACGGTCAGCAGTTTGATAATATTGTGCTGCCCGCCCTCGGGAGTGGCCTGCAGTGGGATACCTCAACCTTTTACAACAACGGTGTTGTCAGCATTGAGGCCCTTCCTCCGACCGTAACGATTGTCTCTTCGGATGCCTCGGCGGGGGAGTACGGTAGCGATCATCAGTTGGTTTTCACGGTCAGCCGGATGGGAACGACTTCAGGTACATTGGTTGTGCCTCTGGTCGTTTCGGGGACGGCGACGCCGGGCAGCGACTTTACTGGTGCGGTTTCGAGCCTGACGCTGGGAGACGGGGAGGCCAGTGCCACCGTCACACTGACCGTACTCGCCGACGACGAGGCCGAGGGGGATGAAACAGTAACGATCAGCCTCGGGTCCAGCTCTGCCTACACGCTGGGGTTTCCTTCCAGTGCCAGCGCAACCATTGCGGACAGACCGTCGCAGGCATTTTACTTTCAGCACGTTCCCAGTGCCGCTGCCCGCTTGCCCAATGACGATCCAGACAAGGATCGGTGGCCCAATGTGGCCGAATATTACATGGGGACTCAACCGGATGATCCCGCGAGCCGGGGAGTGTTTGCGCTGGAGACAGCCGGGGCTGGCGGCTATGTAGCTGAGTTTAAGCGCGTCAAGGGAGTGGTTGACGTGACAGGCAAGCTCCTCTGGTCCACGGACCTGACGAACTGGTTCCTGTGTGGCCAAAGCAATGGGAGCCTGACCGTGAATGCGGTCGAGAACGTGCAATCCAATAGTGGCGACGCTTTTGAAACTGTCAGGGTGGCCTTGAGCCTGGATGGCGAATCTCCTCCGATTCTCTACGTGCGGTTGGCGGTGGAATCGGATAGTGATTAA
- the mbhE gene encoding hydrogen gas-evolving membrane-bound hydrogenase subunit E, with product MVWYLGGMAAIALGALVWPLVSRRNAVLAGWLSAIAPTVIFCWLIGQIGNVVREDFPACTLQWVPQMGVEFGLQLNGLGLLLAILISGIGALILIYGGGYLKGSAQAGPFFGFVQLFMLAMLGLVVSDNLLVMFVFWELTSLASYLLIGLNHSNPAARKSALRALLITGAGGLALLAGIILLATVGGSYSLAELQDRGELVHGSPFYVAILVLVVLGAFTKSAQFPFHFWLPDAMAAPTPVSAYLHSATMVKAGIFLLAQLTPVLGGTALWHDTLTLFGALTMLLGGVFALAQTDLKRLLAYSTMSALGTLVMLLGLGTDLAIQAAMVFLVVHALYKAPLFMIAGVVDKATGTRNITLLSGLGKRMPLLAVAAAGAAFSMSGIPPFIGFIGKELLYEAQMGAYNFALLVTVMGFAANTINVAVALKVGISPFSGHAELPKFNPAAKKFSLLLGPLVLVLAGMIVGIFPFLLGEGVINAAVGTIVHGPVDTKLKLWHGFTLLLVLSFATVVAGILLYVFRERVRTAAGAILKRLPFNASNGFDLGLARTLLGALRTTRLFQHGNLRLYIAVVVGCLSLLVAAALASSWTWAIPQAGPVRFVTLGVVALMFFGAVAALRSRGTVMAVLAMGGVGFGIALLFALFGAPDLALTQILVETLTLALFAFVLRQLPAVKAYSSKRRRVSDAVIATVAGVAVAAALLAVRMAPSAQEDRVSTVMAEKSLTEAHGRNVVNVILVDFRAFDTLGEVCVLVVAAIGVAGLLLGDRKQRVRAESTVATPLFRTAIKWVSPLLLLMGVVLLLRGHNDPGGGFIGGLVAATALVLRGLASTRRPLHPQRKPLLLIAAGILAAFVSTLPSILSDQVFMKGVWGGSIWLPLAGKIKLGTPFLFDVGVFFAVIGAALLILSRLMRRERIETTQTT from the coding sequence ATGGTATGGTATCTTGGGGGCATGGCGGCGATTGCGCTTGGGGCGCTCGTCTGGCCGCTGGTCAGCCGCCGCAACGCGGTACTGGCGGGGTGGTTGTCGGCGATCGCGCCGACGGTGATTTTCTGTTGGCTGATCGGGCAGATCGGGAACGTCGTGCGGGAGGATTTCCCGGCCTGCACCCTGCAGTGGGTACCGCAGATGGGGGTGGAGTTCGGCTTGCAGCTCAACGGGCTCGGCCTGCTGCTGGCGATCCTCATCAGCGGGATCGGGGCCTTGATTTTAATTTACGGCGGCGGCTACCTCAAGGGGTCGGCGCAGGCGGGGCCGTTTTTCGGGTTCGTGCAGTTGTTCATGCTGGCGATGCTGGGGCTGGTCGTCTCGGACAATCTGCTGGTGATGTTCGTCTTCTGGGAGCTGACCAGCCTGGCCAGCTACCTGCTGATCGGACTCAACCACTCCAACCCCGCCGCCCGCAAGTCGGCCCTGCGGGCGCTGCTCATCACCGGCGCTGGCGGGCTGGCGCTGCTGGCGGGCATCATCCTGCTGGCGACGGTGGGCGGCTCGTACAGCCTGGCCGAGCTTCAGGATCGCGGTGAGCTGGTCCACGGCAGTCCCTTCTACGTGGCAATACTGGTCCTGGTCGTGCTCGGGGCCTTTACGAAGTCGGCGCAGTTTCCCTTCCATTTCTGGCTGCCCGACGCGATGGCCGCGCCCACTCCGGTGAGCGCCTATCTGCACTCCGCCACTATGGTGAAAGCCGGGATCTTTCTGCTGGCGCAGTTGACGCCCGTGCTCGGAGGCACCGCGCTCTGGCACGATACGTTGACCTTGTTTGGGGCGCTCACGATGCTGCTGGGGGGGGTCTTCGCACTGGCTCAGACGGACCTCAAGCGCCTGCTGGCCTACTCGACCATGAGCGCGCTGGGCACGTTGGTCATGCTGCTGGGGCTGGGGACGGACCTGGCCATCCAGGCGGCGATGGTGTTTCTCGTCGTGCACGCGCTCTACAAGGCCCCGCTTTTCATGATTGCCGGGGTGGTGGACAAGGCCACCGGCACGCGCAACATCACCCTGCTTTCAGGGCTGGGCAAACGCATGCCATTGCTGGCGGTGGCGGCGGCCGGGGCGGCGTTTTCAATGTCTGGCATCCCGCCATTCATCGGCTTCATCGGCAAGGAGTTGCTCTACGAGGCGCAGATGGGCGCGTACAACTTTGCCCTGTTGGTGACGGTGATGGGCTTTGCCGCGAACACAATCAATGTCGCCGTCGCCCTGAAAGTCGGGATCTCGCCCTTCAGCGGCCATGCCGAGCTGCCGAAGTTCAACCCGGCGGCCAAGAAATTCTCGCTCCTGCTCGGGCCGCTCGTGCTGGTGCTGGCCGGGATGATTGTGGGCATCTTCCCCTTTCTGCTGGGAGAGGGCGTTATCAACGCCGCGGTCGGGACCATCGTGCACGGCCCGGTCGATACGAAGCTCAAGCTCTGGCACGGCTTTACGCTGCTGCTGGTGTTGAGTTTCGCCACGGTCGTGGCGGGGATCCTGCTCTATGTCTTCCGGGAGCGTGTGCGGACAGCGGCGGGGGCGATTTTGAAGCGGCTGCCGTTCAACGCTTCGAACGGTTTCGACCTGGGTCTGGCCCGCACCCTGTTGGGCGCGTTGAGGACGACCAGGCTTTTTCAGCACGGGAACCTGCGGCTCTACATTGCGGTGGTGGTCGGGTGCCTTTCGCTATTGGTCGCGGCGGCGCTGGCGAGTAGCTGGACTTGGGCGATTCCGCAGGCCGGGCCGGTGCGTTTCGTCACGCTCGGCGTGGTGGCGCTGATGTTTTTCGGCGCAGTGGCGGCGCTGCGTTCTCGCGGCACGGTTATGGCCGTGCTGGCGATGGGAGGCGTTGGCTTCGGTATCGCGCTGCTCTTTGCGCTCTTCGGCGCACCCGACCTCGCCCTGACGCAGATCCTCGTGGAGACGCTGACGCTGGCACTCTTCGCCTTTGTGTTGCGGCAGTTGCCAGCGGTAAAGGCTTACTCCTCAAAACGCCGCCGTGTCAGCGACGCGGTGATCGCGACCGTGGCCGGGGTGGCAGTGGCGGCGGCGCTGCTGGCGGTGCGCATGGCCCCCTCGGCGCAGGAGGACCGCGTCTCGACCGTGATGGCCGAGAAGAGCTTGACCGAAGCCCACGGCCGCAACGTGGTCAACGTGATCCTGGTCGATTTCCGCGCCTTCGACACGCTGGGCGAAGTCTGCGTGCTGGTCGTCGCGGCCATCGGGGTGGCGGGCCTGCTGCTGGGGGACCGCAAGCAACGCGTCCGGGCCGAGTCCACGGTGGCGACACCGCTGTTTCGGACGGCGATCAAGTGGGTTAGCCCGCTCCTGCTGTTGATGGGGGTGGTTCTGCTGCTGCGCGGACATAATGACCCCGGTGGCGGCTTCATCGGCGGGCTGGTCGCGGCTACTGCGCTCGTGTTGCGTGGCCTGGCCAGTACGCGCCGTCCGCTGCACCCGCAACGCAAGCCCTTGCTGCTGATCGCAGCGGGGATACTGGCCGCGTTTGTCAGTACCTTGCCCTCGATCCTCTCGGACCAGGTCTTTATGAAGGGCGTCTGGGGCGGGTCTATCTGGCTGCCGCTGGCGGGTAAAATTAAGCTCGGCACGCCGTTTCTCTTCGACGTGGGGGTGTTCTTCGCGGTGATCGGGGCGGCCCTGCTGATCCTTTCCCGCCTCATGCGCCGCGAGCGGATCGAAACCACGCAAACTACCTGA
- a CDS encoding NADH-quinone oxidoreductase subunit K: MEILIILLTGFLFGCGIYLMLRRSLARMLIGILFLGQAGNLAIFVAPGLGPGFSAIIPEGESYLPAGYPDPLPQALILTAIVIGFGVIAFAIVLLKQAHLRLQVDDLDRMTHTDS, from the coding sequence ATGGAAATTCTTATCATACTATTAACGGGCTTTTTGTTCGGATGCGGCATTTACCTGATGCTTCGCCGGAGCCTCGCGCGTATGCTCATCGGCATCCTTTTTTTGGGGCAAGCGGGCAACCTCGCCATCTTCGTGGCTCCGGGACTGGGGCCGGGCTTTTCGGCCATTATTCCGGAGGGCGAATCCTACCTGCCCGCCGGTTATCCAGATCCGTTGCCGCAGGCGCTGATCCTGACCGCCATCGTGATCGGATTCGGCGTAATCGCCTTCGCTATCGTCCTGCTCAAGCAGGCCCACCTGCGACTCCAGGTCGATGACCTCGACCGCATGACCCACACGGATTCCTGA
- a CDS encoding proton-conducting transporter membrane subunit, with the protein MTTFPLYLCPLIPLGAALLQVLLQGRGRAQGIVGVVATGLLMICGIALVGYVKANGTVVLDVGGWTAPVGVRLQADMLSALMVAITGVIGFCGALHSLPEAAASEVRRGYHVVYQFLLFGVCGSFLTNDLFNLYVWFEVMLLSSFVLLSMGRKKDQLEGAVKYVVLNIVASMVFLIGAGLVYATLGTLNFSDIAHRVAEGQGGAAGIRLAAVFLLLAFSVKAGLFPLYAWLPSSYHTPNHTVSAVFAGLLTKVGVYALIRTFGAAFAVEDGFVLPVLWVVSLLTMVTGVLGAASQFHIRKILSFHIISQIGYMTFGLALGTAGAIAAAIFYVIHHILVKTNLFFAASAIDRIGGGEDLKKTGGLYSKAPWLAALFLIPALSLGGIPPFSGFWAKLALLREILGVDAWVAATIALVVGIFTLFSMTKIWAEAFWKDRPEDAAPVRRIHAGHVVPMVLLAAGTVVLSVYPTYLFELAQIAAHDLLTPPAR; encoded by the coding sequence ATGACAACATTTCCTCTCTATCTTTGTCCATTGATCCCGCTCGGGGCGGCCCTGCTGCAAGTGCTCTTGCAGGGGCGCGGGCGGGCGCAGGGCATTGTCGGCGTCGTCGCGACGGGACTGCTCATGATCTGTGGAATCGCCCTGGTCGGCTACGTGAAAGCCAACGGTACGGTCGTGCTCGATGTGGGCGGCTGGACGGCTCCGGTCGGGGTGCGCCTGCAGGCGGACATGCTCTCAGCGCTGATGGTGGCGATCACCGGGGTGATCGGTTTTTGCGGGGCGCTGCACAGCCTGCCCGAGGCGGCGGCCAGCGAAGTGCGGCGCGGCTACCATGTGGTTTATCAGTTCCTGCTCTTCGGGGTGTGCGGGTCGTTCCTGACCAACGACTTGTTCAACCTCTACGTGTGGTTCGAGGTGATGCTGCTGTCGTCCTTTGTCCTGCTTTCGATGGGCCGGAAAAAGGACCAGCTCGAAGGTGCGGTCAAGTACGTCGTGCTCAACATCGTGGCCTCGATGGTCTTCCTGATCGGGGCGGGTCTGGTCTATGCCACGCTGGGGACGCTGAACTTTTCCGACATCGCGCACCGCGTGGCCGAAGGGCAGGGCGGGGCGGCGGGCATTCGTCTGGCAGCCGTGTTTCTGCTGCTGGCCTTTAGTGTAAAGGCCGGGCTCTTCCCGCTCTACGCCTGGCTGCCGTCCTCCTATCACACGCCGAACCACACCGTCTCGGCGGTTTTCGCCGGGCTGCTGACCAAGGTTGGCGTGTACGCGCTGATCCGGACCTTCGGGGCGGCCTTTGCGGTGGAGGATGGTTTTGTCCTGCCCGTGCTCTGGGTCGTTTCCCTGCTGACCATGGTGACGGGCGTGCTCGGCGCGGCCAGCCAGTTCCATATCCGCAAAATCCTTTCCTTCCACATCATCAGCCAGATCGGGTACATGACCTTCGGGCTGGCGCTGGGGACGGCGGGCGCGATTGCCGCGGCCATCTTTTACGTCATCCACCACATCCTGGTAAAAACGAACCTCTTTTTCGCGGCCTCGGCCATCGACCGCATCGGGGGCGGGGAGGATTTGAAAAAAACGGGCGGCCTCTACTCGAAGGCTCCGTGGCTGGCGGCGCTGTTCCTGATCCCGGCGCTCTCGCTCGGGGGGATTCCGCCCTTCTCGGGCTTTTGGGCGAAGCTGGCTCTGCTGCGCGAGATCCTCGGGGTGGACGCCTGGGTGGCGGCTACGATTGCACTGGTGGTGGGGATTTTTACCCTCTTTTCCATGACCAAGATCTGGGCCGAAGCCTTCTGGAAAGACCGTCCCGAAGACGCCGCGCCGGTGCGACGCATCCATGCCGGGCACGTCGTGCCAATGGTACTGCTGGCTGCCGGGACGGTTGTCCTGAGCGTTTACCCGACTTATCTTTTTGAACTGGCGCAGATTGCGGCTCATGATCTGCTGACACCACCCGCGCGATGA
- a CDS encoding Na+/H+ antiporter subunit E: MKPAPWKTLLLVAAHLPRFLPYYVREMTLSNLRIARDAFRPRPRFKPGFVTISLAGYGPFQRWAAACLISMTPGTLSVDLPDASNALRVHALYLTDAEAVKTDLYRLLKKALGEPKKEEAV, translated from the coding sequence ATGAAACCTGCACCCTGGAAAACTCTCCTTCTGGTCGCGGCGCACCTGCCGCGGTTCCTGCCGTACTATGTGCGCGAAATGACGCTCTCGAATCTCCGCATCGCGCGGGATGCCTTTCGCCCGCGCCCGCGTTTCAAGCCCGGCTTTGTCACGATCAGCCTGGCCGGATACGGGCCTTTCCAGCGCTGGGCGGCGGCTTGTCTGATCTCGATGACACCGGGCACGCTCTCGGTGGATCTGCCGGACGCGTCCAACGCTCTGCGCGTGCACGCGCTTTACCTGACCGACGCCGAGGCCGTGAAGACCGACCTGTACCGCCTGCTCAAAAAAGCGCTCGGCGAGCCCAAGAAGGAGGAAGCGGTATGA
- a CDS encoding monovalent cation/H+ antiporter complex subunit F, whose product MIPSIVITLFDILLVVAIVLCLIRMIKGPGAADRMVAIDLLGLLIAVLMIAHVIRSGDETVLDVVLVFSVIAFFGTVALAHYLQRESSNPSDKS is encoded by the coding sequence ATGATCCCGTCTATTGTAATCACGCTCTTCGACATCCTGCTGGTGGTGGCCATCGTGCTGTGTCTGATCCGCATGATCAAGGGGCCGGGCGCGGCGGACCGGATGGTGGCCATCGACCTGCTGGGGCTCCTGATCGCCGTCCTGATGATCGCGCATGTCATCCGCAGCGGCGACGAGACGGTGCTCGATGTGGTGCTGGTGTTCTCGGTTATCGCCTTTTTTGGGACCGTGGCGCTGGCCCACTACCTCCAGCGCGAATCCTCGAACCCTTCGGACAAATCATGA
- the mnhG gene encoding monovalent cation/H(+) antiporter subunit G has translation MITVIASFCLLVGGFFSLVAALGLYRFPDFYSRIHAATKASTFGLGFSALAVALALGTFSAWLKMLAAVLFIFVTLPIAAHLLSRSVLTREKPRDGLDEG, from the coding sequence ATGATCACCGTCATCGCATCGTTTTGCTTGCTGGTAGGGGGCTTTTTCTCCCTCGTGGCCGCGCTGGGCCTGTACCGCTTTCCGGATTTTTACTCGCGCATTCACGCCGCCACCAAGGCGAGCACCTTCGGGTTGGGGTTCTCGGCGCTGGCGGTGGCGTTGGCGCTGGGGACATTCTCGGCCTGGCTGAAAATGCTCGCCGCCGTGTTGTTTATTTTCGTTACACTGCCCATCGCCGCGCACCTGCTTTCGCGCTCTGTCCTGACCCGTGAAAAGCCCCGTGACGGCTTGGACGAGGGCTGA